The following coding sequences lie in one Sorghum bicolor cultivar BTx623 chromosome 6, Sorghum_bicolor_NCBIv3, whole genome shotgun sequence genomic window:
- the LOC8068498 gene encoding peptidyl-tRNA hydrolase 2, mitochondrial, translated as MGASASVFSLPTAAALPAAATAVAGAAGCFALGYLLALTRLPRHAAAPGSGGPSDDDSEDDSEEDDDDENSGRSRAAKRAGGGQKRTGLRLLYWARNVVTKSDSARETERSQSQAAASPLEIENLAEIIEDFKMVLVVRNDLKMGKGKIAAQCSHATLGLFKKLQQRAPKSLRRWERCGQVKVVVKVESEEDMLVLQGRAKSLNLPTHITIDAGRTQIAPNSRTVMAILGPADMVDDVTGGLKLL; from the exons ATGGGCGCGTCGGCCTCCGTGTTCTCGCTCCCCACGGCCGCCGCGCTCCCCGCAGCCGCCACCGCCGTCGCCGGGGCCGCCGGCTGCTTCGCGCTGGGCTACCTTCTCGCCCTCACACGCCTCCCGCGCCACGCCGCCGCCCCAGGTTCTGGGGGCCCCTCCGATGACGATTCCGAGGATGACTcggaagaagatgatgatgacgaaAACTCCGGCCGCAGCCGCGCCGCGAAGCGGGCGGGCGGCGGGCAGAAGAGGACCGGGCTCCGGCTGCTCTACTGGGCACGGAACGTGGTGACCAAGTCCGACTCGGCCAGGGAGACGGAGAGGTCCCAGTCTCAGGCCGCCGCCAGCCCCCTGGAGATCGAGAACCTTGCTGAGATAATAGAAGATTTCAAAATG GTGCTGGTCGTGAGGAATGATCTGAAGATGGGTAAAGGGAAGATTGCCGCACAATGCAG CCATGCAACTCTTGGGCTATTCAAAAAACTCCAACAGAGAGCTCCGAAATCACTAAGAAG GTGGGAGCGGTGTGGGCAAGTTAAAGTGGTTGTGAAAGTAGAAAGCGAGGAGGATATGCTTGTTTTACAA GGGAGAGCAAAGTCTTTGAATCTGCCAACTCACATAACCATAGACGCTGGAAGAACACAGATTGCTCCAA ATTCAAGGACAGTCATGGCTATTCTGG GGCCAGCTGATATGGTTGATGACGTTACTGGCGGTCTGAAGCTTTTGTAG